The Dermochelys coriacea isolate rDerCor1 chromosome 7, rDerCor1.pri.v4, whole genome shotgun sequence genome window below encodes:
- the FAS gene encoding tumor necrosis factor receptor superfamily member 6 isoform X1: protein MRPQGGRQRGQLPGATAHFRFGGLARAPRRPAGGSMSAGLVFLRLVLVFGWTVGSQWDSDVPAAHTIYDKLSIKRNISKRELKCGEREYAAENICCKECAPGSVKLADCTKDNKTSNCKPCEEGSTFMDHNNSLHMCRRCESCDSELGLEVAQTCTVTQNTKCRCKQHYFCNSSNSCHHCDPCSKCENGAIEKVCTPTTNTICKRNVWWIYLVVGIVIAIASLSAIAAYCYKKKRKDFDVNNQMLHQVVHKPPTSEVEPLVYTDVDLSTHIPAIVEVMTLPQVKSFVRKHEIPEPAIEQTLQDYLNDSTEQKIKLFHIWYQHHGMKGAYENLIISLRELKMRAVADKIEKKLNVVTFSSQENGRSNVNTAEQSSTHSDGHNV, encoded by the exons ATGCGCCCCCAGGGGGGACGGCAGCGAGGGCAGCTCCCCGGCGCCACGGCTCACTTTCGCTTTGGAGGGCTTGCCCGGGCACCGCGCCGGCCGGCCGGCGGCAGCATGAGCGCAGGGCTCGTCTTCCTCCGCCTCGTCCTC GTGTTTGGCTGGACTGTTGGATCACAGTGGGACAGTGATGTACCTGCTGCACACACAATATATGATAAGCTGTCTATAAAGAGGAATATTTCTAAAAGGGAACTtaaatgtggagagagagaatatgCTGCAGAAAATATCTGCTGTAAGGAGTGTGCACCTG gtTCAGTTAAACTTGCTGATTGCACAAAGGACAACAAAACCTCAAATTGTAAACCATGCGAAGAAGGATCAACATTCATGGATCATAACAATTCCCTCCATATGTGCAGAAGGTGCGAGTCATGTGACTCTGAACTTG gtTTGGAAGTTGCACAAACTTGTACCGTCACTCAGAACACAAAATGCAGGTGTAAACAACACTATTTTTGCAATTCTTCCAACTCATGTCATCATTGCGACCCATGCAGCAA GTGTGAAAATGGCGCAATTGAAAAAGTATGCACCCCGACAACAAATACCATATGCAAAA GAAACGTCTGGTGGATTTATCTAGTGGTTGGGATTGTCATCGCTATTGCATCACTATCAGCCATAGCAGCGTACTGTT ACAAGAAGAAACGGAAGGATTTTGATGTGAACAATCAGATGCTGCATCAGGTTGTCCACAAACCACCAACCTCT GAAGTGGAGCCTCTTGTGTACACAG ATGTTGACCTGAGCACCCACATTCCTGCTATTGTGGAGGTGATGACATTACCACAAGTCAAGTCTTTTGTTCGGAAGCATGAAATTCCAGAACCTGCCATAGAGCAGACACTCCAGGACTATTTAAATGATTCAACTGAGCAGAAAATCAAATTGTTCCATATTTGGTATCAACATCATGGAATGAAGGGGGCTTATGAAAATTTGATCATCAGCCTGAGAGAATTAAAAATGCGTGCTGTTGCTGataaaattgagaaaaaactGAATGTGGTCACTTTCAGCAGTCAGGAAAATGGAAGATCAAATGTCAATACTGCTGAGCAAAGCAGCACCCATTCTGATGGACATAATGTGtag
- the FAS gene encoding tumor necrosis factor receptor superfamily member 6 isoform X2, with amino-acid sequence MRPQGGRQRGQLPGATAHFRFGGLARAPRRPAGGSMSAGLVFLRLVLVFGWTVGSQWDSDVPAAHTIYDKLSIKRNISKRELKCGEREYAAENICCKECAPGSVKLADCTKDNKTSNCKPCEEGSTFMDHNNSLHMCRRCESCDSELGLEVAQTCTVTQNTKCRCKQHYFCNSSNSCHHCDPCSKCENGAIEKVCTPTTNTICKNKKKRKDFDVNNQMLHQVVHKPPTSEVEPLVYTDVDLSTHIPAIVEVMTLPQVKSFVRKHEIPEPAIEQTLQDYLNDSTEQKIKLFHIWYQHHGMKGAYENLIISLRELKMRAVADKIEKKLNVVTFSSQENGRSNVNTAEQSSTHSDGHNV; translated from the exons ATGCGCCCCCAGGGGGGACGGCAGCGAGGGCAGCTCCCCGGCGCCACGGCTCACTTTCGCTTTGGAGGGCTTGCCCGGGCACCGCGCCGGCCGGCCGGCGGCAGCATGAGCGCAGGGCTCGTCTTCCTCCGCCTCGTCCTC GTGTTTGGCTGGACTGTTGGATCACAGTGGGACAGTGATGTACCTGCTGCACACACAATATATGATAAGCTGTCTATAAAGAGGAATATTTCTAAAAGGGAACTtaaatgtggagagagagaatatgCTGCAGAAAATATCTGCTGTAAGGAGTGTGCACCTG gtTCAGTTAAACTTGCTGATTGCACAAAGGACAACAAAACCTCAAATTGTAAACCATGCGAAGAAGGATCAACATTCATGGATCATAACAATTCCCTCCATATGTGCAGAAGGTGCGAGTCATGTGACTCTGAACTTG gtTTGGAAGTTGCACAAACTTGTACCGTCACTCAGAACACAAAATGCAGGTGTAAACAACACTATTTTTGCAATTCTTCCAACTCATGTCATCATTGCGACCCATGCAGCAA GTGTGAAAATGGCGCAATTGAAAAAGTATGCACCCCGACAACAAATACCATATGCAAAA ACAAGAAGAAACGGAAGGATTTTGATGTGAACAATCAGATGCTGCATCAGGTTGTCCACAAACCACCAACCTCT GAAGTGGAGCCTCTTGTGTACACAG ATGTTGACCTGAGCACCCACATTCCTGCTATTGTGGAGGTGATGACATTACCACAAGTCAAGTCTTTTGTTCGGAAGCATGAAATTCCAGAACCTGCCATAGAGCAGACACTCCAGGACTATTTAAATGATTCAACTGAGCAGAAAATCAAATTGTTCCATATTTGGTATCAACATCATGGAATGAAGGGGGCTTATGAAAATTTGATCATCAGCCTGAGAGAATTAAAAATGCGTGCTGTTGCTGataaaattgagaaaaaactGAATGTGGTCACTTTCAGCAGTCAGGAAAATGGAAGATCAAATGTCAATACTGCTGAGCAAAGCAGCACCCATTCTGATGGACATAATGTGtag